A single genomic interval of Microbulbifer variabilis harbors:
- a CDS encoding GatB/YqeY domain-containing protein: MSTLKDTLTQATKDAMKARDKERLATLRLINAEIKRVEVDERIDLDDARILALLDKMTKQRRDSITQYEKAGRAELAAVEQAEIEVIQEFLPKQLTEEEISEIVASAVQSTGASGMADMGKVIAQVKPQVQGRADMGAVSKLVKARLA, encoded by the coding sequence ATGAGCACTCTCAAGGACACCCTGACTCAAGCGACCAAAGACGCAATGAAAGCACGCGACAAAGAGCGTCTTGCCACCCTGCGTTTAATCAATGCTGAGATCAAACGAGTTGAAGTGGATGAGCGCATCGATCTGGATGACGCGCGTATCCTCGCTCTGCTGGACAAGATGACCAAACAGCGCCGCGACTCCATCACCCAGTATGAAAAGGCCGGCCGCGCCGAGCTGGCTGCAGTGGAACAGGCGGAGATCGAAGTCATCCAAGAGTTCCTGCCCAAGCAGTTGACCGAAGAGGAGATTAGCGAAATTGTCGCTTCCGCCGTGCAGAGCACCGGGGCCAGCGGCATGGCCGACATGGGTAAAGTGATTGCCCAGGTGAAGCCTCAGGTTCAAGGCCGTGCAGATATGGGCGCAGTCAGCAAATTGGTTAAGGCCCGACTGGCCTAA
- the rpsU gene encoding 30S ribosomal protein S21, translated as MPSVRIKDNEPFDIALRRFKRSCEKAGVLSEVRRREFYEKPTAVRKRKAAAAVKRHAKKLQRENRKFQRLY; from the coding sequence ATGCCCTCTGTACGAATCAAAGACAACGAACCTTTCGATATCGCTCTGCGCCGCTTCAAGCGCTCCTGTGAAAAAGCAGGCGTACTGTCTGAAGTACGTCGTCGCGAGTTCTACGAGAAGCCCACTGCTGTTCGTAAGCGCAAAGCTGCTGCCGCTGTTAAGCGTCACGCTAAAAAGCTTCAGCGCGAAAACCGCAAGTTTCAGCGTCTCTACTAA